The Methanoregula boonei 6A8 genome has a window encoding:
- a CDS encoding rubredoxin: protein MPGTRKSTGSAGKKPASRAKPPATSSARPKKAAAATTTVAAKKSPVAKKTKAGSAKPGTKSPAKKIPAYKLKRYRCRLCGYVYSPLRGEPHNGIPAGTPFEDLPEDYVCPVCGYEGRGKIGKWGFDEWAPTRYICSICGYVYDEKRGEPHRGIKPGTKFDDLPDDYKCPVCAQDPKINVQFGKVLKQGFEPLYTG, encoded by the coding sequence ATGCCAGGAACAAGGAAGAGTACCGGTTCTGCCGGAAAAAAACCAGCATCGCGGGCAAAACCCCCGGCCACATCATCGGCCCGGCCAAAGAAAGCAGCGGCGGCAACAACTACTGTTGCTGCAAAGAAGAGTCCTGTTGCAAAAAAGACCAAAGCCGGCTCAGCAAAACCGGGAACAAAATCCCCGGCAAAAAAGATCCCGGCGTACAAACTGAAGCGGTACCGGTGCAGGCTCTGCGGCTATGTGTACTCGCCGCTCCGCGGGGAACCACATAACGGTATCCCGGCAGGTACCCCCTTTGAAGACCTTCCCGAGGATTACGTCTGCCCGGTCTGTGGGTACGAGGGCAGGGGAAAGATTGGGAAATGGGGTTTTGACGAATGGGCTCCCACCCGGTACATCTGCTCCATCTGCGGGTACGTGTACGATGAGAAACGCGGCGAACCGCACCGGGGCATCAAACCCGGCACAAAATTTGACGACCTTCCGGATGATTACAAATGTCCTGTCTGTGCCCAGGATCCCAAGATCAATGTCCAGTTCGGAAAAGTACTCAAGCAAGGATTCGAGCCGCTCTACACGGGGTAG
- the mtrH gene encoding tetrahydromethanopterin S-methyltransferase subunit H: MFKFEKEQKVWDFNGTKIGGQPGEYPTVLGASIFYNKQEIVLDDHTGKIDKVKAEALWNRCQELSDLTGVPHFIQIIAEYGEAFESYFSWFDSIDNKTAFLMDSSAPKALAHACKYVTEVGLAHRAIYNSINGSIPPENVEALKNSDVDAAIVLAFNPGDPSVAGREKVLTEGGVAGQTKGMLQIAEECGITRPILDTAATPLGLGSGGSYREILACKAIHGLPTGGAYHNMTVSWTWLKRWKGTSKTPSVQAAGYKGKDALLEQMGHHYIGGMDGMRQAAWSAPDIGCNMIASTLGADLIMYGPIENVEAMITAQAYTDITVLEATRQLGVECKSESHPIFKLI; the protein is encoded by the coding sequence ATGTTCAAGTTTGAGAAAGAACAGAAGGTCTGGGACTTCAACGGCACCAAAATTGGTGGCCAGCCTGGCGAATACCCGACCGTATTAGGTGCTTCGATCTTCTACAACAAGCAGGAGATTGTCCTTGACGACCACACGGGAAAGATCGACAAGGTAAAGGCAGAGGCACTCTGGAACCGCTGTCAGGAACTCTCTGATCTGACCGGTGTTCCGCATTTCATCCAGATCATTGCGGAATACGGAGAGGCATTCGAGAGCTATTTCAGCTGGTTCGACAGCATCGACAACAAGACTGCGTTCCTGATGGACTCGTCAGCCCCCAAGGCGCTCGCTCACGCATGCAAGTATGTGACCGAGGTCGGGCTTGCACACCGTGCGATCTACAACTCGATCAACGGTTCGATCCCGCCCGAGAACGTCGAGGCCTTAAAGAACAGTGACGTTGACGCAGCCATTGTGCTCGCGTTCAACCCCGGCGACCCGTCCGTTGCCGGCCGTGAAAAGGTGCTCACCGAAGGCGGTGTCGCAGGACAGACCAAGGGTATGCTCCAGATCGCAGAAGAGTGCGGTATCACCCGCCCGATCCTCGATACCGCAGCGACCCCGCTCGGTCTTGGCTCCGGTGGTTCCTACCGTGAGATCCTCGCCTGCAAAGCGATCCACGGCCTGCCAACCGGTGGTGCATACCACAACATGACGGTCTCCTGGACCTGGCTCAAGCGCTGGAAGGGAACAAGCAAGACTCCCTCAGTTCAGGCAGCAGGCTACAAGGGCAAGGATGCGCTCCTCGAACAGATGGGCCACCACTATATTGGCGGCATGGACGGTATGAGGCAGGCAGCCTGGTCCGCACCCGATATCGGCTGCAACATGATTGCAAGCACGCTCGGTGCCGACCTCATTATGTACGGACCTATCGAAAACGTCGAAGCAATGATCACCGCGCAGGCCTATACGGATATCACGGTCCTTGAGGCCACCCGCCAGCTCGGCGTTGAATGCAAATCAGAAAGCCACCCCATCTTTAAACTCATCTGA
- a CDS encoding DUF2769 domain-containing protein, translating to MASCICNTCTSFTNGAKTANENSYCSHGSSFQFSVSKNCKCPTCDLGKQAGVSHMQFCTKGSDKSQKFDDTHK from the coding sequence ATGGCTTCATGTATCTGTAACACATGCACGTCGTTTACCAATGGCGCGAAAACGGCAAATGAAAATTCCTATTGCTCGCATGGATCAAGCTTTCAGTTCTCTGTATCCAAGAATTGTAAATGTCCGACCTGCGATCTTGGGAAACAAGCAGGGGTATCTCACATGCAATTCTGCACGAAAGGCAGTGACAAATCCCAAAAATTTGATGACACACACAAATAA
- a CDS encoding tetratricopeptide repeat protein: protein MDTAALLEEAHRLARIGRYNEALAEYDKALESDPSNTTALERKGGVFYALGRHEDALACYDRALAINPHLLTTWYEKGYTLRKIGRYVEAITCFEQALALDPEYMLALANKGYALNELGRFDQALACFERLLETSPSNIRAMTAKGIALTGLGRNKEALATFDQAIGLNAINSFVWQHRAEALRRLGRTAEAEESLRHISGT from the coding sequence ATGGACACTGCGGCCCTGCTTGAGGAAGCGCATCGACTTGCCCGGATCGGGCGGTACAACGAAGCCCTTGCGGAATATGATAAGGCTCTTGAATCCGACCCTTCGAATACCACGGCCCTTGAGCGGAAAGGCGGGGTCTTTTATGCTCTTGGGAGGCACGAAGATGCCCTCGCCTGCTATGACCGTGCACTTGCGATAAACCCCCACCTCCTGACAACGTGGTACGAGAAGGGGTATACCCTGCGCAAGATCGGCCGGTACGTGGAAGCGATCACCTGTTTTGAGCAGGCACTTGCCCTTGACCCGGAGTACATGCTCGCCCTTGCAAACAAAGGGTACGCATTAAACGAACTCGGGCGGTTCGACCAGGCGCTTGCCTGTTTTGAGCGCCTTCTTGAAACGAGTCCAAGCAATATCCGGGCGATGACGGCAAAGGGCATTGCCCTGACAGGTCTCGGGCGTAACAAGGAGGCACTCGCCACGTTCGACCAGGCAATCGGTCTCAATGCGATCAATTCCTTTGTCTGGCAGCACCGGGCCGAGGCCCTGCGCAGGCTTGGGCGGACAGCGGAAGCCGAAGAGAGCCTCCGTCATATATCCGGAACATAA
- the mtrA gene encoding tetrahydromethanopterin S-methyltransferase subunit A encodes MADKKSPATGWPLVKGDFHSGDANSPVAVITMGSHLDEQGICDAGAAMCGSCKTENLGLEKVIANYIANPNIRFVLLCGTEVKGHLSAQSLVALHKGGVKDGRIVGAEGAIPFIENLNDAAIKRFQEQVSIVNIMETEDLNAIKAKINELKAKDPGAFAADPLVVEVKEAAAGGAEVAAAGANPQFLEIEKRLDKIEKRLEFVDAEVAQRVGRKIGRDIGILYGLVAGLVVFVMLLFMLQKLMALV; translated from the coding sequence ATGGCAGATAAGAAATCACCCGCAACTGGATGGCCGCTTGTCAAAGGCGACTTCCACTCCGGAGATGCAAACAGCCCAGTCGCTGTTATCACCATGGGATCCCACCTCGATGAACAGGGTATCTGCGATGCCGGCGCTGCGATGTGCGGTTCCTGTAAGACCGAGAATCTCGGCCTGGAAAAGGTCATCGCCAACTACATCGCCAACCCCAACATCAGGTTCGTGCTCCTCTGTGGTACCGAAGTCAAGGGCCACCTTTCGGCCCAGTCTCTTGTAGCCCTCCACAAGGGCGGTGTCAAAGACGGAAGAATCGTCGGTGCCGAAGGCGCTATCCCCTTCATTGAAAATCTCAATGACGCGGCTATCAAGCGCTTCCAGGAGCAGGTTTCCATTGTCAATATCATGGAGACCGAGGACCTGAACGCCATCAAGGCCAAGATCAATGAACTCAAGGCCAAAGACCCCGGCGCGTTCGCCGCTGACCCCCTCGTTGTAGAGGTCAAGGAAGCAGCAGCCGGCGGTGCTGAAGTCGCTGCAGCGGGGGCAAACCCCCAGTTCCTCGAGATCGAGAAGAGACTCGACAAGATCGAGAAGAGACTCGAGTTCGTGGATGCTGAAGTGGCACAGCGTGTTGGACGAAAGATCGGGAGAGATATCGGCATACTGTACGGCCTCGTCGCTGGACTTGTCGTATTTGTCATGCTGCTGTTCATGCTCCAGAAATTGATGGCATTGGTGTAA
- the mtrA gene encoding tetrahydromethanopterin S-methyltransferase subunit A, whose product MADKKSPASGWPLVKGDFHSGDANSPVAVITMGSHLDEQGICDAGAAMCGSCKTENLGLEKVIANYIANPNIRFVLLCGTEVKGHLSAQSLIALHKGGVKDGRIVGAEGAIPFIENLNDAAIKRFQEQVSIVNIMETEDLNAIKAKINELKAKDPGAFAADPLVVEVKEAAAGGGEEAGGEVRPISGEMALITARIKVIEKMVTDIGYRDRFAAGVYAGKIEGLMIGLIVSFALIGFMWVG is encoded by the coding sequence ACAGCCCCGTTGCGGTTATCACCATGGGTTCCCACCTCGATGAACAGGGTATCTGCGATGCCGGCGCTGCGATGTGCGGTTCCTGTAAGACCGAGAACCTCGGCTTGGAAAAGGTCATCGCCAACTACATCGCCAACCCCAACATCAGGTTCGTGCTCCTCTGTGGTACCGAAGTCAAGGGCCACCTTTCGGCCCAGTCTCTCATAGCCCTCCACAAGGGCGGTGTCAAAGACGGAAGAATCGTCGGTGCCGAAGGCGCTATCCCCTTCATTGAAAATCTCAATGACGCGGCTATCAAGCGCTTCCAGGAGCAGGTTTCCATTGTCAATATCATGGAGACCGAGGACCTGAACGCCATCAAGGCCAAGATCAATGAACTCAAGGCCAAAGACCCCGGCGCGTTCGCCGCTGACCCCCTCGTTGTAGAGGTCAAGGAAGCAGCAGCCGGCGGTGGCGAAGAGGCAGGCGGGGAAGTCCGCCCGATCTCCGGCGAGATGGCACTCATTACCGCACGCATCAAGGTCATCGAGAAGATGGTCACTGACATCGGGTACCGCGACAGGTTTGCCGCTGGTGTCTATGCAGGGAAGATCGAGGGGCTTATGATCGGCCTGATCGTCTCGTTTGCCCTGATCGGATTCATGTGGGTGGGGTGA
- a CDS encoding tetrahydromethanopterin S-methyltransferase subunit F translates to MAEEEKSAGPVRMVAIDNMVENVRYKSQILARTNKVESASSTNGLIAFVAGLLVAVILIVVPALLI, encoded by the coding sequence ATGGCAGAAGAAGAAAAATCTGCAGGACCAGTCAGGATGGTCGCAATCGACAATATGGTCGAGAACGTCCGCTATAAATCGCAGATCCTTGCACGAACCAACAAAGTCGAGTCGGCCAGTTCAACAAACGGCCTTATCGCATTTGTTGCGGGACTGCTCGTCGCGGTGATCCTGATCGTGGTGCCGGCGTTACTGATCTGA